One region of Coleofasciculus sp. FACHB-T130 genomic DNA includes:
- a CDS encoding HHL1-like protein gives MTTNSGFGKVQKTKKTPKSSTKRAEASKQYDKMKGDGVPEFNIYIRIQGKKNWFPVGSLAVNRTSKINQAIFDTQEDLRQGAFRLFPVLRKNQNNLEYGYRLKGSEYADEPIQVAVPPQPSVPNAIQATIDKLKNSFSGLLKRG, from the coding sequence ATGACAACTAATAGTGGATTTGGCAAAGTTCAAAAAACCAAAAAAACTCCCAAAAGCTCCACCAAACGCGCGGAAGCATCCAAGCAGTACGACAAGATGAAGGGGGACGGAGTACCAGAATTCAATATTTACATTCGCATCCAAGGTAAAAAAAACTGGTTTCCAGTCGGTTCCCTAGCGGTGAATCGCACCAGTAAGATTAATCAAGCCATCTTCGACACCCAAGAAGACTTACGCCAAGGAGCCTTCCGTCTATTTCCCGTCCTCCGCAAGAACCAGAACAATTTGGAATATGGCTATCGCCTCAAGGGTTCTGAATATGCAGATGAGCCAATCCAAGTTGCCGTTCCTCCTCAGCCATCTGTCCCGAACGCGATTCAAGCAACGATCGATAAGCTGAAGAATAGCTTCTCTGGGCTATTGAAACGGGGTTAA
- a CDS encoding cobalt-precorrin-6A reductase: MNSSSFEQRLWLIGGTQESAELAKAIARFHLPCIVTVTTEAARTLYPSIPSLQVWVGYLDAAQLDWFLKEQGIVAILDASHPYAAEISKIAIATAQKEQIPYLRYERPVIDASLQKQLVIELDSFDTLLSGDYLQGQRVLLTIGYRSLSRFRPWQEKSTLFARILPSVTALEAALQSGFAPDKLIAIRPPISTELETALWRQWDISLVVTKASGTAGGEDIKRRVSAELGIPLVAIARPEVAYPQQTSDLKTALEFCQDIFRRV, from the coding sequence ATGAATTCTTCATCCTTTGAGCAACGCCTGTGGCTAATTGGGGGCACTCAGGAGAGTGCTGAGTTAGCAAAAGCGATCGCTCGTTTTCATCTACCCTGCATTGTTACTGTCACCACAGAAGCCGCTAGAACGCTGTATCCATCAATACCCTCCTTGCAAGTTTGGGTGGGCTATCTGGATGCAGCACAGTTGGATTGGTTTTTAAAAGAGCAGGGAATTGTGGCGATTTTGGATGCGTCTCATCCCTATGCGGCGGAGATTTCTAAGATAGCGATCGCAACTGCCCAAAAGGAACAGATTCCCTATCTCCGCTACGAGCGTCCGGTTATTGATGCAAGCTTACAGAAGCAGCTGGTAATAGAGCTAGATAGTTTCGACACGCTTTTATCTGGAGACTACCTACAAGGGCAACGGGTGCTACTGACAATTGGTTATCGAAGCTTGTCCCGGTTCCGTCCTTGGCAAGAAAAGTCTACTTTATTTGCCCGAATTCTTCCTTCCGTAACAGCGCTGGAAGCAGCTTTACAATCAGGGTTTGCACCCGATAAACTGATTGCGATTCGCCCTCCTATCTCTACTGAATTGGAAACGGCACTTTGGCGTCAGTGGGACATTTCCCTGGTGGTTACGAAAGCATCGGGAACTGCTGGGGGAGAAGATATCAAGCGCAGAGTTTCCGCAGAGTTAGGCATTCCTTTAGTTGCGATCGCTCGTCCAGAAGTTGCGTATCCTCAGCAAACCAGCGACTTGAAAACAGCGCTAGAGTTTTGCCAAGACATCTTTCGTCGAGTTTAG
- a CDS encoding Rho termination factor N-terminal domain-containing protein — protein MKLSTSLVGVKKINSNVPRSEFSEDELNLTAELILKAEGIINPLVIRRTSRESYEVVNGHFEYYAAVKAREIDPRKGEMIGAFIIESENEEVLMDQIKVLRNRDFNNESQVADTQPLNTVESSNKVIQFESLLPEIESLIDRKLQLISSRISEHIDEFVQKIEPLLNQPEKVEQKEGDKTPIEKPDYDIMKLSQLKSIAKERNIEGRTKMTKKEQFITALNKADASRK, from the coding sequence ATGAAATTATCTACTTCGCTCGTAGGAGTAAAAAAAATCAACTCTAATGTTCCTCGTTCAGAATTTTCAGAGGATGAGTTAAATCTGACTGCTGAGTTAATTCTAAAAGCTGAAGGTATTATTAATCCTCTAGTTATTCGCAGAACCAGTCGGGAATCCTATGAGGTAGTTAACGGACACTTTGAATACTACGCCGCTGTTAAGGCTCGTGAGATAGATCCCCGTAAAGGAGAAATGATTGGAGCTTTCATTATTGAATCAGAAAATGAGGAAGTTCTCATGGATCAGATTAAAGTCCTGAGAAATCGAGATTTTAATAATGAATCCCAAGTTGCTGACACACAGCCTTTAAATACGGTTGAATCATCAAATAAGGTAATACAATTTGAAAGTTTATTGCCTGAAATTGAAAGTTTGATAGATAGAAAACTTCAACTGATTAGCAGCAGGATCAGCGAACATATTGATGAATTTGTTCAAAAAATTGAACCGCTCCTGAATCAGCCAGAAAAAGTAGAACAGAAGGAAGGTGATAAGACTCCAATTGAAAAACCAGACTACGATATAATGAAACTTTCGCAGCTAAAATCAATCGCGAAAGAACGGAATATAGAAGGACGTACAAAAATGACAAAAAAAGAGCAATTTATTACAGCTCTTAACAAAGCTGATGCAAGTCGAAAGTAA
- a CDS encoding PHP domain-containing protein — MLELHCHTTYSDGTLTPSELVNAAMSAGVRALAITDHDTMNGWDEAFAAAKLHNLEIVPGLELSTVHNHCSLHILGFYPDAQKLREPLGDRLEGRKRRSQQMIAKLAELGYPVQLPEFGVGMAPGRPHIATALVKAGYFQSSREAFDRLLGDDKPAYVHYEKFSIVEGIAMLRSCGAVPVWAHPYLFRGGNVAEVLKELVAAGLMGVEVYHPNHSAKEIQNLKKLCAEYGLLMTGGSDYHGPSPDPKTPDRSTLNMLQVPLDLLEPIKQAAASLR; from the coding sequence ATGCTAGAACTACACTGCCACACCACTTACTCAGACGGCACCCTCACACCCAGCGAACTGGTGAACGCGGCGATGAGTGCCGGAGTCCGCGCCCTTGCCATTACCGATCACGATACGATGAATGGCTGGGATGAGGCGTTTGCTGCTGCCAAACTGCATAACCTGGAAATTGTCCCCGGATTGGAACTCAGCACCGTTCACAACCATTGTTCCTTACATATTTTGGGCTTTTACCCAGATGCACAGAAGCTGCGAGAACCTTTGGGCGATCGCCTAGAAGGACGGAAACGGCGATCGCAACAAATGATCGCTAAACTGGCAGAATTAGGCTACCCGGTTCAGTTACCTGAATTCGGTGTAGGCATGGCACCAGGGCGTCCTCATATTGCTACTGCCCTCGTGAAAGCCGGTTATTTTCAGTCATCGCGGGAAGCTTTTGATCGCCTGCTGGGTGATGATAAACCGGCTTATGTGCATTACGAGAAATTCTCGATTGTTGAAGGGATTGCCATGTTACGTTCTTGCGGTGCCGTGCCTGTGTGGGCGCATCCCTACCTGTTCCGAGGCGGTAATGTTGCGGAAGTGCTGAAAGAATTGGTTGCTGCTGGGTTAATGGGCGTTGAGGTTTATCATCCCAACCACAGCGCCAAAGAAATTCAAAATCTCAAAAAGTTGTGTGCTGAATATGGCTTACTGATGACAGGCGGCAGCGATTATCATGGCCCCAGTCCCGATCCAAAAACTCCAGATCGCAGTACGCTGAATATGCTTCAGGTACCGTTAGATTTGCTTGAACCCATCAAACAAGCGGCGGCAAGTTTACGTTAA
- a CDS encoding single-stranded DNA-binding protein, which yields MNSCILMAEIIREPQLRYTPDTQTAVTEMMVQFPGLRAEDPPATVKVVGWGNLAQEIQGSFKKGDRVILEGRLTMNTIDRQEGFKEKRAELTVSRIHKVAIDTDFDTSVAESAPPSNVVPMGSRRPSSAPADDSDGGMSGDFPTEETPPSRVPTRTGSRSTPPPQGDIDDIPF from the coding sequence ATGAACAGCTGCATTTTAATGGCGGAGATTATCAGGGAACCGCAACTTCGTTACACGCCGGATACCCAAACGGCGGTTACGGAGATGATGGTACAGTTTCCTGGACTGCGGGCGGAAGACCCCCCGGCAACGGTGAAGGTCGTCGGCTGGGGCAATTTAGCGCAAGAAATTCAGGGAAGTTTCAAGAAGGGCGATCGCGTCATCCTTGAAGGTCGCCTGACGATGAACACCATTGACCGGCAAGAAGGTTTTAAAGAAAAACGCGCCGAGTTGACGGTTTCCCGGATTCACAAAGTGGCAATCGATACAGATTTTGACACTTCGGTAGCCGAATCGGCTCCTCCCAGCAATGTCGTTCCAATGGGGTCGCGTCGTCCTAGCTCCGCACCCGCTGATGACAGCGATGGGGGAATGTCTGGAGACTTCCCAACAGAGGAAACACCGCCCAGTCGCGTTCCCACACGAACGGGCAGCCGTTCTACCCCACCGCCTCAAGGAGATATCGACGACATCCCCTTTTAG
- a CDS encoding cupin domain-containing protein translates to MLIQKLHDCEEFIAGDATQLRELLHPDKQPVELRYSLAHAILPVGQTSTPHSLTTSEVYYILSGAGEMHIDDETQLVEPGDAVYIPPNAKQFIHSCGTEPLVFICIVDPAWRKEDETIYDA, encoded by the coding sequence ATGCTAATTCAAAAGCTCCATGACTGCGAAGAATTTATTGCCGGTGATGCTACTCAGTTGAGGGAGTTATTACATCCAGATAAACAGCCGGTAGAATTGCGTTACAGCTTGGCTCACGCGATTCTGCCGGTGGGACAAACTTCGACGCCGCACTCGCTAACAACTTCCGAGGTTTACTACATCCTTAGCGGTGCTGGTGAGATGCACATTGATGATGAAACCCAGTTGGTAGAACCTGGAGATGCGGTGTATATTCCGCCGAATGCCAAGCAATTTATTCACAGTTGCGGAACTGAACCGTTGGTGTTTATCTGCATTGTCGATCCGGCGTGGCGTAAGGAAGACGAAACAATTTACGACGCTTGA
- the glsA gene encoding glutaminase A: protein MASAILQDFLNDLHTKYKSIHEGVLANYIPELAKANPDWFGICIVTVDGQVYEIGDWEQLFTLQSISKAFVYGMALEDHGRDYVVKRVGVEPTGDAFNSIIKLDESSKRPYNPMVNAGAIATTSLIKGVGPTERLNRMLDMFQRYVGHNLFIDMSVFMSERTTGHRNRAMAHLMLNFGMIDAKIDEALDLYFQQCSLMVNCRDLAVMAATLANNGMNPITQERAVDSRYIRDILTVMYTCGMYDFAGEWAYKVGLPAKSGVSGGLIVVVPQQMGIAIFSPPLDSHGSSVRGIKVSEELSEKFGLHLFDLQTDRSRLLDTLCNKQETESE, encoded by the coding sequence ATGGCAAGTGCCATCCTGCAAGACTTTCTCAACGACTTGCACACCAAGTACAAGTCAATTCATGAAGGTGTATTGGCAAACTATATCCCGGAACTCGCCAAGGCAAATCCGGATTGGTTCGGGATATGTATTGTTACCGTGGATGGTCAAGTTTATGAAATCGGCGATTGGGAACAGTTGTTCACCCTTCAGTCGATTTCCAAAGCATTTGTATACGGAATGGCGCTGGAAGATCATGGGCGCGATTACGTTGTAAAAAGGGTGGGAGTGGAACCCACTGGCGATGCTTTTAACTCCATTATTAAGCTGGATGAATCCTCAAAGCGACCCTATAACCCAATGGTAAATGCGGGAGCGATCGCTACCACCAGTTTAATTAAAGGAGTGGGACCAACTGAGCGCTTAAACCGGATGCTGGATATGTTTCAGCGTTACGTTGGACACAATCTCTTTATTGATATGTCCGTGTTCATGTCAGAGCGAACGACCGGGCATCGCAACCGAGCAATGGCGCATCTGATGCTCAATTTTGGCATGATCGACGCGAAAATTGACGAGGCACTGGATTTGTACTTTCAGCAGTGTTCTTTGATGGTGAATTGCCGCGATTTGGCAGTGATGGCAGCGACTCTCGCGAACAACGGCATGAACCCGATCACCCAGGAGCGTGCGGTTGATTCCCGTTATATCAGAGATATTTTGACAGTCATGTACACTTGCGGGATGTATGACTTTGCCGGAGAGTGGGCGTATAAAGTGGGTCTTCCCGCTAAAAGTGGAGTATCGGGCGGACTGATTGTGGTTGTGCCACAGCAAATGGGCATTGCAATTTTTTCACCCCCGCTAGACTCGCACGGCAGCAGCGTCAGGGGAATAAAGGTGTCTGAGGAACTATCAGAGAAGTTTGGGTTACATTTATTTGACTTGCAGACAGATAGATCCCGTTTGCTGGATACTTTGTGCAACAAGCAAGAAACTGAATCTGAATAG
- a CDS encoding AAA family ATPase — MNFNPELCRNESEVESKLIVQYLLPQLGYTPETWHQEIAVGSIRLDFLAFAAQVIPFVLDDNSPLSVVMEAKHPNQNLNRHTGRLKRYLMSLNVEYGLLTNGKELRIYKKNQDNIQLVFHCSGREISSKIDIIKTLIGRNNLNEKTTEDPTHIKINLENAQNEPSREEKTLQPELTNSQPRSTPIIQQERQHTVKIIAVYHNKGGVGKTTTVVNLAAAIRKKGKKVLIVDLDSQANTTFAAGLAKFDDEELDDLKDCNVRHLLQSEDFYAINEVAKKSQYTNPEIDVLPSHISLMQYETELNQQDSSKVMLLQKLKVVEAQYDVVIIDTPPSLNLYARIALITADYLMIPSDLKPFANQGLLNVKEFVKKNNEFRKFFNKPPIEILGVLASKISTNSRFVQYTLPRRLEVIPKRYGLNVMESVIYEREDLAKCTEKVQIVGNMEIPDPISVLDFKPDSTSAQEFNLLAEEVLRAIGLTV; from the coding sequence TTGAACTTCAACCCTGAGCTTTGCCGAAATGAGAGTGAAGTAGAAAGTAAACTCATCGTTCAATATCTGCTGCCACAGCTAGGATATACTCCAGAAACTTGGCATCAAGAGATTGCCGTTGGCAGTATTCGATTAGACTTTTTGGCATTTGCAGCGCAAGTCATCCCATTTGTGTTGGATGACAACTCGCCATTAAGCGTTGTAATGGAAGCAAAGCATCCCAATCAAAACTTAAATAGACATACTGGCAGACTCAAGCGCTACTTAATGAGTTTGAATGTAGAATATGGATTGTTAACGAATGGCAAGGAACTCAGAATTTACAAAAAAAATCAGGATAATATTCAGCTAGTATTTCACTGTTCCGGCAGAGAGATTAGCTCTAAAATAGACATTATAAAAACTCTTATTGGTAGAAATAACTTAAACGAAAAAACTACTGAAGATCCAACCCATATCAAAATTAATCTTGAAAACGCTCAAAATGAACCTTCGAGAGAAGAAAAAACCTTACAGCCTGAATTAACTAATTCTCAACCCAGATCCACACCAATTATTCAACAAGAAAGGCAACATACTGTGAAAATAATTGCGGTTTACCACAACAAAGGCGGCGTAGGCAAGACAACAACTGTAGTCAACCTAGCCGCTGCTATCAGAAAGAAAGGCAAAAAAGTCCTTATTGTTGACTTAGATAGTCAAGCTAACACTACCTTTGCCGCAGGTTTAGCAAAATTTGATGATGAAGAACTAGACGATCTAAAAGATTGCAATGTTCGTCATTTATTGCAGTCAGAAGATTTTTACGCCATCAACGAAGTTGCTAAAAAATCTCAATATACTAACCCGGAAATTGATGTATTGCCTTCCCACATCAGTTTAATGCAATACGAAACTGAGCTAAATCAACAGGATTCCAGTAAGGTAATGCTCCTGCAAAAACTGAAAGTAGTAGAAGCTCAATATGATGTTGTAATTATTGATACACCACCATCATTAAACCTTTATGCGAGAATTGCCCTAATTACAGCCGACTATCTAATGATTCCTTCGGATCTAAAACCATTTGCGAATCAAGGGTTATTAAATGTCAAAGAATTTGTTAAAAAAAATAATGAATTCAGAAAATTTTTTAATAAGCCACCCATTGAAATATTAGGCGTTCTTGCTAGTAAAATATCTACGAATTCAAGATTTGTACAATATACCTTACCACGGCGTTTAGAAGTGATTCCCAAACGCTATGGTTTAAACGTAATGGAAAGCGTTATTTATGAAAGAGAGGATCTAGCAAAGTGTACCGAAAAAGTTCAGATTGTAGGTAACATGGAAATACCAGATCCAATCTCGGTGCTTGATTTCAAGCCGGATTCTACCTCCGCTCAAGAATTTAATTTACTAGCAGAAGAAGTTTTGCGAGCAATAGGACTAACTGTATGA
- a CDS encoding mannose-1-phosphate guanyltransferase yields the protein MRAVLMAGGSGTRLRPLTCDLPKPMVPILNRPIAEHIINLLKRHQITEVIATLHYLPDVMRDYFQDGSDFGVQITYAIEEDQPLGTAGCVKNIAELLDETFLVISGDSITDFDLTQAIEFHKKQKSKATLILTQVPNPIEFGVVITDEKQRIRRFLEKPSSSEIFSDTVNTGTYILEPEVLQYLPSNQESDFSKDLFPLLLEQDEPMYGYVAQGYWCDVGHLDAYRESQYDGLHQKVKLDFAYEQVSPGLWIGQNTHIDPSAKIEAPALIGNNCRIGARVHIEPGTSIGDNVTIGADANLKRPIVWNGAIIGEEAHLRACVIGRGTRVDRRSHVLEGAVVGSLSTVGEEAQVSPQVRVWPSKQIESGATLNINLIWGHTAHRNLFGQRGVSGLANIDITPEFAVKLGAAYGSTLKPGSQITISRDQRNISRMVSRALIAGLMSVGIHVQNLEATAIPISRTVIPTYSVAGGIHVRVHPDRPDHILIEFFDRKGINISKSQEKKIEGAYFKEDLRRVQIQETGNVAYPSQVLDVYSTAFENHLNTGAIRNSGSKVVIDYVYAVSGAILPQLLAKFGCDAVVLNASLNQTGLAAAEREALLNQLGHVVEALKANFGVQVSANGEQLILVDESGTPIRGEMLTALMVNMILTAHPRGTVVVPVHSSSAVEQIARRHDAKVIRTKANPTALMEASQANPNVVLGGSGEMGFIFPQLHPGFDAMFCIAKMMEMLTMQERNLAAIRADLPRVYHKSYTVRCPWTAKGALMRHLVETHPAEHLELVDGVKICNYQDDSWVLVLPDAGEPLVHIFANSNDRDWVDETLREYRGRVQSFVDQEEGVEEVKLQLV from the coding sequence ATGCGAGCAGTGCTGATGGCTGGCGGTTCGGGAACGCGGCTGAGACCGCTGACGTGCGATCTTCCCAAACCGATGGTGCCGATTCTGAATCGACCGATTGCAGAACACATTATCAATCTGCTCAAGCGGCATCAGATTACAGAGGTTATTGCCACTCTGCACTATCTCCCTGATGTCATGCGAGACTACTTCCAGGACGGCAGCGACTTTGGAGTGCAGATCACCTATGCGATTGAAGAAGACCAGCCTTTAGGTACGGCTGGTTGCGTCAAGAACATTGCTGAGTTACTAGATGAAACCTTTTTAGTCATTAGCGGCGACAGCATTACCGATTTTGATTTAACACAGGCAATTGAATTTCACAAAAAACAGAAGTCAAAAGCAACCCTGATTTTAACCCAAGTTCCCAACCCGATTGAATTTGGCGTAGTAATTACAGATGAAAAACAGAGAATTCGTCGGTTTTTAGAAAAGCCTTCTTCTAGCGAAATTTTCTCCGATACTGTCAACACCGGCACCTACATTCTGGAACCAGAAGTCCTGCAATACCTCCCCAGCAATCAGGAGTCTGACTTCTCGAAAGACTTATTCCCATTGCTATTGGAACAAGACGAGCCGATGTACGGCTACGTTGCCCAAGGATATTGGTGCGATGTAGGTCATTTAGATGCTTACCGAGAGTCTCAATATGATGGCTTACATCAAAAAGTTAAATTAGACTTTGCTTACGAGCAAGTGTCTCCCGGACTGTGGATAGGTCAGAACACTCATATCGACCCCTCAGCCAAAATTGAAGCGCCTGCACTGATCGGGAATAACTGCCGGATTGGGGCACGAGTGCATATCGAACCAGGAACCTCAATTGGTGACAATGTGACGATTGGAGCTGACGCAAACTTGAAGCGTCCAATTGTCTGGAATGGAGCGATTATTGGCGAGGAAGCGCATCTGCGGGCTTGCGTAATTGGTCGTGGTACCAGAGTTGATAGGCGATCGCACGTTTTGGAAGGAGCCGTCGTGGGTTCGCTCTCTACCGTTGGGGAAGAAGCGCAAGTTTCGCCCCAAGTACGTGTTTGGCCTAGCAAACAAATTGAATCGGGCGCGACATTAAACATTAACTTGATTTGGGGTCACACAGCTCATCGCAATTTGTTTGGGCAACGCGGTGTGAGTGGATTAGCGAATATCGACATCACTCCAGAATTTGCCGTCAAACTGGGTGCCGCTTACGGTTCCACATTAAAGCCCGGTTCCCAGATCACCATCTCCCGCGACCAACGGAATATTTCCCGCATGGTCAGTCGCGCTTTGATTGCTGGTTTGATGTCGGTGGGCATCCACGTCCAAAACCTGGAAGCAACGGCAATCCCAATTTCCCGCACCGTCATTCCCACTTACTCGGTTGCCGGAGGTATCCACGTGCGGGTGCATCCAGATCGACCCGACCACATTTTGATCGAATTTTTCGATCGCAAGGGCATCAATATCTCGAAATCCCAAGAGAAAAAAATTGAGGGAGCTTATTTTAAGGAAGACTTGCGGCGAGTCCAGATTCAAGAAACTGGAAATGTCGCCTACCCCAGCCAGGTGCTAGATGTTTACAGCACGGCGTTTGAGAACCATCTCAATACGGGGGCAATTCGCAATTCAGGCTCGAAGGTAGTCATTGACTACGTTTATGCAGTTTCAGGAGCCATCCTGCCACAACTGTTGGCAAAATTTGGCTGTGATGCTGTGGTACTGAATGCCAGCTTGAATCAAACGGGACTGGCTGCGGCAGAACGAGAAGCGTTGCTTAATCAGCTGGGTCATGTGGTAGAAGCGCTAAAAGCAAATTTTGGCGTCCAGGTATCAGCCAACGGAGAACAGTTAATTTTGGTGGATGAATCGGGTACGCCGATTCGCGGTGAAATGTTGACGGCGCTGATGGTTAACATGATTCTCACCGCTCATCCCAGAGGAACGGTGGTGGTGCCGGTGCATAGCAGCAGTGCGGTAGAACAGATTGCCCGTCGCCACGATGCTAAGGTGATTCGCACGAAGGCAAATCCCACGGCGTTGATGGAAGCGTCTCAAGCGAATCCGAATGTAGTACTGGGTGGCAGTGGGGAAATGGGCTTTATTTTTCCACAGCTGCATCCAGGGTTTGATGCCATGTTCTGCATTGCCAAGATGATGGAGATGCTGACGATGCAAGAGCGAAATCTGGCGGCGATCCGCGCCGATCTCCCCCGGGTTTACCACAAGAGTTACACGGTGCGCTGCCCCTGGACGGCAAAAGGAGCCTTGATGCGCCATTTAGTAGAAACCCACCCAGCCGAACATCTGGAATTAGTGGATGGAGTGAAGATTTGCAACTACCAGGATGATAGCTGGGTGCTAGTGTTGCCCGATGCGGGTGAGCCGTTGGTGCATATCTTCGCGAATAGTAATGACCGGGATTGGGTCGATGAAACCTTACGGGAGTATCGCGGTCGGGTTCAATCGTTTGTTGACCAAGAGGAAGGTGTGGAGGAAGTTAAATTGCAATTGGTGTAG
- a CDS encoding ParA family protein yields MGYVIATVNMKGGVGKTTLSVNLATCLAKHHGKRVLVVDLDTQISATLSLMSPQDFGKSRKEKRTLRQLVYKAVKPDLPTNLSIQDIIQPYVCTVKGLDLLPGDIDLYDEFLVSEMLHERALRDGNSNFIQVWNEFEKQLVRGILQPIIKDYDFIILDCAPGYNLLTRSGIVASNFYLLPARPEPLSVVGIQLLERRINKLKESHNLDGLLNLRLMGIVFIMSGNILSGRYYQQVMQRVTEDFTPAQIFKTRIPMDVNVSKAVDSFTPVSLNNPNSSGSKAFLKLTQEFLQKLQVSGGIYQAPEAKVNLANLD; encoded by the coding sequence ATGGGATATGTAATTGCAACGGTAAACATGAAAGGCGGCGTCGGTAAGACGACTCTCAGTGTCAACTTGGCGACTTGTTTAGCCAAACATCATGGGAAACGGGTTCTAGTCGTCGATTTAGACACGCAAATCAGTGCTACGCTCAGCCTGATGTCCCCACAGGACTTTGGAAAGAGCCGGAAAGAGAAACGCACGTTGAGACAGCTGGTCTATAAAGCAGTTAAACCCGATCTTCCAACCAATCTTTCAATCCAAGATATTATTCAGCCTTACGTTTGTACGGTTAAAGGGCTGGATTTATTGCCGGGGGATATCGATCTCTACGATGAATTTTTAGTGTCTGAGATGCTCCATGAAAGAGCGCTAAGGGATGGCAATAGTAACTTCATTCAAGTTTGGAATGAGTTTGAAAAGCAATTAGTCAGAGGGATTTTACAGCCGATAATTAAAGATTACGACTTCATTATTCTGGACTGCGCTCCTGGCTACAATCTTTTGACTCGTAGTGGGATTGTCGCTAGTAATTTCTACTTGCTGCCAGCTAGACCAGAACCTTTATCCGTTGTAGGAATTCAACTGCTAGAAAGACGGATTAATAAGCTCAAAGAAAGTCATAATTTGGATGGCTTACTCAATCTCCGCCTGATGGGAATTGTCTTTATTATGTCAGGGAACATTCTGAGTGGAAGATATTACCAGCAAGTGATGCAGCGAGTTACTGAAGATTTTACCCCGGCTCAAATTTTCAAAACCCGCATTCCAATGGATGTAAATGTCTCTAAGGCAGTTGATAGTTTTACCCCGGTGAGTCTCAACAACCCCAATTCATCTGGCTCTAAAGCATTCCTTAAGTTAACGCAAGAGTTTTTACAGAAGTTACAAGTTTCTGGTGGTATCTACCAGGCTCCAGAAGCCAAGGTGAACTTAGCCAACCTCGATTGA